The sequence AGCTGCATTGAGTCGATTTGTCGCCGATTGGCATGCATTTAATCGTACACGCGGATCGTACCGGCGCCAAAAAGGGGCCACTATATCGACAGCGTGAGGTTGAGTATCGCACTGGCACGAGTTGTCAGCATTATTTTGGCCGTCGAAGGTTACACCTGTGCGCCGCGGCAAACCTGAGTGAAGCGCGGCACACCCCGAAGACGGCGGAAGCACGCTGGGTAACCGGGCCAACGGCGTTCGACGGGACGCGGCGGCACGGTTGACGTGCCGTCACATCGCGTTCGAACGGCTTTGCACGGAAGCAATGAAGCGGAGAAACGAATGACGATGGAGCAGGCGGCGAATCAGCCGAACCAGGCAAACAAGCCGAAGAAAACGATGTTGGTGAAGCACGCGGACGTGCTGGTCACGATGGACGGCGCCCGGCGCGAACTGCGCGACGGCGGCATGTATATCGAGGACAACCGCATCGTCGCGGTCGGACCGACGGCGGAATTGCCGCAAACGGCCGACGAAGTGCTGGACATGCGCGGCCACCTGGTGATTCCAGGGCTGGTGAACACGCACCACCATATGTATCAGAGCCTGACGCGCGCGATTCCGGCCGCGCAGAACGCCGAGTTGTTCGGCTGGCTGACCAACCTCTATAAGGTGTGGGCGAACCTCACACCGGAGATGATCGAAGTCTCGACGTTGACTGCGATGGCTGAGCTTTTGCTGTCCGGTTGCACGACCTCGAGTGACCACTTGTATATCTACCCGAACGGCAGCCGCCTCGACGACAGCATCGTCGCGGCGCGGCGGATCGGTATGCGTTTTCACGCCGCGCGCGGCAGCATGAGCGTGGGGCAGAAGGACGGCGGGTTGCCGCCCGATTCGGTGGTGGAGCGTGAAGCGGACATCCTGAAGGACACGCAGCGTCTGATCGAAACCTACAACGACGAAGGGCGCTACGCGATGCTGCGCGTGGTGGTGGCGCCGTGCTCGCCGTTCTCGGTGAGCCGCGATCTGATGCGCGAATCGGCGGTGATGGCGCGGCATTACGGTGTGTCGATGCACACGCACCTGGCGGAGAACGTCAACGACATCGCGTATAGCCGCGAGAAGTTCGGCATGACGCCGGCGGAGTATGCGGAGGACTTGGGCTGGGTCGGTCACGACGTGTGGCATGCGCACTGTGTGCAACTCGACGACGCGGGCATCGAACTGTTTGCCCGCACGGGGACCGGCGTCGCACATTGCCCGTGTTCGAACATGCGGCTCGCGTCGGGCATTGCGCCAGTCAAGCGGATGCGCCT comes from Burkholderia sp. GAS332 and encodes:
- a CDS encoding Cytosine/adenosine deaminase, giving the protein MTMEQAANQPNQANKPKKTMLVKHADVLVTMDGARRELRDGGMYIEDNRIVAVGPTAELPQTADEVLDMRGHLVIPGLVNTHHHMYQSLTRAIPAAQNAELFGWLTNLYKVWANLTPEMIEVSTLTAMAELLLSGCTTSSDHLYIYPNGSRLDDSIVAARRIGMRFHAARGSMSVGQKDGGLPPDSVVEREADILKDTQRLIETYNDEGRYAMLRVVVAPCSPFSVSRDLMRESAVMARHYGVSMHTHLAENVNDIAYSREKFGMTPAEYAEDLGWVGHDVWHAHCVQLDDAGIELFARTGTGVAHCPCSNMRLASGIAPVKRMRLAGVPVGLGVDGSASNDGAQMVAEVRQALLLQRVGFGPDAMTAREALEIATLGGAKVLNRDDIGALAPGMAADFVSFDLRQPLFAGALHDPVAALVFCAPSQVSHSVIGGKVVVKNGQLTTLELGPVIEQHNRLAKTLYEAAA